One genomic region from Oncorhynchus clarkii lewisi isolate Uvic-CL-2024 chromosome 21, UVic_Ocla_1.0, whole genome shotgun sequence encodes:
- the LOC139379478 gene encoding pepsin A-like → MMKWAVLLCALVALSECNTKISLIKGKTARETLMEKGIWEETRLKFPYNPMAKFYQTGDEAMTNDADLSYYGVISIGTPPQSFNVIFDTGSSNLWVPSVYCSSQACQNHAEFNPSQSSTFTWANKPVSIQYGTGSMTGQLAYDTVSVGGISVTQQIFGASQTEAPFMANMVADGILGLAFPNLAASGATPVFDNMMSQGLVSQNLFSVYLSGNSAEGSVVSFGNIESNYYTGQIAWIPLSSETYWQINMDSVTINGNTVACNGGCQAIIDTGTSLIVGPTTDISNMNSWVGATTDQYGDASVNCNNIPNMPEVTFTLNGNAFTISASAYTSQNSNGCMTGFGNGGTQQLWILGDVFIRQYYAIFDRQNNYVGLAQAA, encoded by the exons ATGATGAAGTGGGCTGTCCTCCTGTGTGCCCTAGTGGCCCTCTCCGAGTGTAATACCAA AATCTCTCTGATCAAGGGGAAGACTGCCAGAGAGACCCTAATGGAGAAGGGTATATGGGAGGAGACCAGGCTGAAGTTCCCCTACAACCCTATGGCCAAGTTCTACCAGACCGGTGATGAGGCTATGACCAACGATGCTGAT TTGTCCTACTACGGCGTGATTTCCATCGGAACCCCTCCCCAGTCCTTCAACGTCATCTTTGACACGGGCTCCTCCAACCTGTGGGTTCCCTCGGTCTACTGCTCCAGCCAGGCCTGCC AGAACCATGCCGAGTTCAACCCTTCTCAGTCCAGCACCTTCACGTGGGCCAACAAGCCCGTTTCTATTCAGTACGGAACTGGCAGCATGACTGGGCAGCTGGCATACGACACTGTTTCG GTGGGAGGTATCTCTGTGACTCAGCAGATCTTTGGTGccagtcagaccgaggctccctTCATGGCCAACATGGTTGCCGACGGTATCCTGGGCCTGGCTTTCCCCAACCTGGCGGCCTCTGGGGCCACACCAGTCTTTGACAACATGATGAGTCAGGGCCTCGTTTCCCAGAACCTCTTCTCTGTCTACCTGAGCGG aAACTCAGCAGAGGGTAGTGTGGTGTCTTTCGGAAACATTGAGTCTAACTACTACACCGGACAGATCGCCTGGATCCCCCTGTCCTCTGAGACCTACTGGCAGATCAACATGGACAG CGTTACCATCAACGGCAACACAGTGGCTTGCAATGGTGGGTGTCAGGCTATCATAGATACCGGCACCTCCCTGATCGTTGGGCCAACCACTGACATCAGCAACATGAACAGCTGGGTCGGAGCCACCACTGACCAGTATGGAGAC GCCTCCGTGAACTGCAACAACATCCCCAACATGCCCGAGGTGACCTTCACCCTCAACGGAAACGCCTTCACCATCTCTGCCTCCGCCTACACCTCCCAG aactCCAACGGCTGCATGACTGGTTTTGGTAACGGTGGAACTCAGCAGCTCTGGATCCTTGGAGATGTCTTCATCAGGCAGTACTACGCCATCTTTGACAGGCAGAACAACTATGTCGGTCTGGCCCAGGCCGCGTAA